From Panthera tigris isolate Pti1 chromosome B4, P.tigris_Pti1_mat1.1, whole genome shotgun sequence:
TTGGGATGATGACCATTATTATGACTGATCCTCGGCTAAACACACCGATGTATTTCTTCCTGGGCAACCTGTccttcattgatctcttctattcGTCTGTTATCGCACCCAAGGCCATAATCAACTTCTGGTCTGAGAGCAAGTCAATCTCCTTTGCAGGTTGTGTGGCCcagctctttctctttgccctcttCATCGTGGCGGAGGGATTTCTCCTGGCAGCCATGGCCTATGATCGCTTCATTGCCATCTGCAACCCACTCCTCTACTCTGTCCAGATGACAGCACGTCTCTGCACTCAGTTGGTGGCCGGTTCCTATTTATGTGGCTGCATCAGCTCAGTTCTTCAGACCAGTATGACATTTACTCTGTCCTTTTGTGGTTCTCGGGCCATAGACCACTTTTACTGTGACACTCGCCCACTTCAGAGGATATCTTGTTCTGACCTCTTCATCTCTagaatcatttccttttccttatccAGCATCATCATCTTGCCTACCATCATAGTTATCATTATTTCTTACTTGTATATTGTGTCCACAGTTCTCAAGATACGCTCCTCTGAGGGACGTAAGAAAGCATTCTCCACTTGCAGCTCACACCTGGGAGTCGTGAGTGTGCTGTACGGTGCTGTGTTTTTTATGTATCTCACTCCTGACAGATTTCCTGAGCTGAGTAAAGTGGCCTCGTTATGTTACACCCTAGTCACTCCCATGCTGAATCCTTTGATTTACTCCCTGAGAAACAAAGATGTCAAAGAAGCTCTAAAAAAACTTCTGGAGAAGAAAAATCCTATTCtttgattattgttttttttcctccattgatTTTGTGGCTATTTCTTTCATACTCCTTGTGCCCATTAATGAAAGTTATTCCATTAAACATCATAAATATCTCACTGTAACTGTTTTCTGGTGAGGTACCTGGAACATTGTTCATCTTGAATGTCTCAGATATTGGAGATGTCCTGGatgttaaagaaacatttttcacaATAATCCTTCCCACTACCTCAAATAACATTCTGTTTCACAAAATTgatctgtatttatttaatggCTTGCTGCTGAGCACGACTTTTCTGTTAATATAGTGTATAAGCAATGTTTTGTGAGCTGA
This genomic window contains:
- the LOC102972074 gene encoding olfactory receptor 9K2; the protein is MGDRGPDDHSEVTDFILVGFRVHPEFHILLFLIFLLVYAMILLGNVGMMTIIMTDPRLNTPMYFFLGNLSFIDLFYSSVIAPKAIINFWSESKSISFAGCVAQLFLFALFIVAEGFLLAAMAYDRFIAICNPLLYSVQMTARLCTQLVAGSYLCGCISSVLQTSMTFTLSFCGSRAIDHFYCDTRPLQRISCSDLFISRIISFSLSSIIILPTIIVIIISYLYIVSTVLKIRSSEGRKKAFSTCSSHLGVVSVLYGAVFFMYLTPDRFPELSKVASLCYTLVTPMLNPLIYSLRNKDVKEALKKLLEKKNPIL